The genomic DNA GAAAGAAACCTATTGAAGAAATTTCTCTAGAAATAGAAGAATTAAATCCAGTAGAAATTATAAAAGTATACGAACCTGTAAAACGTTCAGCAGGAGTAAAAATAAAAGCTGAAACTGTTGAAGAAGCAGTTAGTCAAGCTATGAAAATGATGGTAGAGGCCAAGGTATTATAATAGGAGGTTATAGAAAATGAAGCTTACAGATACAAAAAATATAATGGTATATGTGGAAACAAAAGATGGAGCGCCTGTAAGTGTTGCTTTAGAATCTCTTGCTGAGGCCAGAGAGATAGCTGACGAAAGAAAAGAAGAGGTTCTTGCTGTAGTAATAGGAAAAAAAGATGACGTAGTAGTAAATACAGTTATTGAAGCAGGTGCAGATAAAGTTATTATAGTTGAGGAAGAATCATATTTATTTGAAAAATATGCTGGTATTTTAAAAGAACTTGTTAAAAAATACAAACCTAGTATTTTTATGGCAGGGGCTACTCTAGCAGGAAAAGACTTAACTCCTATGGTTGCTAAAGAATTTGAAACATTAAGTGCGGTAGATGTTTTAAATATTAGAATAGATGGAGAAAAAGTTGTACTAACTTGCCCAGTTTACGGAGGAACAATCTTAAATGATATTGTTATGAATACAACCCCAATTGTCATGACAGTTCGTCCTGGTTCTTTTAGTAAAAATATTGTTGCTGGAAGAAAGGGAGAAGTTATAAAAGAAGAAATTGCAGTTCCTGAATCAGTTATATTAAGCAAAATAGTTGATATAATTAAAGAAGTAGCAGAAACAGTTAATTTAGAAGAGGCAGATGTAATTGTTTCTGGTGGACGTGGAATGGGTTCTAAGGAAAACTTCCAACTTGTTCAGGAGTTAGCAGATATTTGTGGAGGTGTTGTAGGAGCTACAAGACCAGCAATTGAAGATGAATGGGTACCTCGTTCTCATCAAGTAGGACAGTCAGGAAAAATAGTTGCGCCTAAATTATATATTGCGTGCGGAATTTCAGGGGCAACTCAACATATATCTGGAATGATAGGATCTGGATATATTGTGGCTATCAATAAAGATGAAGATGCTCCAATATTTGATGTAGCAGATGTAGGAATAGTTGGAGATGCTACAAAAGTAATTCCATTGTTAATAGAAGAAATAAAAAAACTAAAAGAATAGTCGTCAATTCTTAATAATATTAAAGAGGCAGGGAGACCTGTCTCTTTTTCTATAAAATATAAATATAGATTAATGTACTCCAGTTATAGTATAATAAAAGCAAAGACTATAGTAAGGAGATGAGAGTATGGATATTGGTAATATTTATTTTGCTGGAGGTTGTTTTTGGGGTGTTGAAGGATATTTTAAAAAAATACAGGGAGTTATATCTACAGAAGTAGGGTATGCAAATGGAAATTTTGATAATCCTAGTTATGAAGATTTAGTATATAGAAACTCTGGACATGCAGAAACCGTATATATTAGGTATGACAAAGATAGAATAACTCTTAGTAAATTAATAAAATATTATTTTAGAATAATAGATCCAACAAGTCTAAATAAACAAGGAAATGATAGAGGAATTCAATATAGAACAGGAATTTATTATACAGATCTAGAAGATAAAGATATAATTTTAAAAGAGATTGAAAATGAACAAAAAAAATATAAAGAAAAAATAGTTGTTGAAGTTATGCAACTTAAAAGATTTGATAAGGCAGAAGATTATCATCAAGATTATTTAGATAAAAATCCAGGTGGTTATTGTCATATAAATCTAAATTTAGCAAAAGCACCATTAATTGATGATAATGATTATAAAAAATTATCTCAAGAAGAATTGAAAAATAAATTAAGTTGGGAGCAATATCATGTAACTCAAGAAAATGGTACAGAATTTGCATTTGAAAATGAATATTATGATAATCATAAAAAAGGTATCTATGTTGATATAACATCAGGTGAACCATTATTTATATCAACTGACAAGTTTGATTCAGGATGTGGTTGGCCAAGTTTTGCAAAACCGATAGCTCCAGAAGTTGTATCATATAAAAAAGATAATAGTTACGGTATGGATAGAATAGAAGTAAGAAGTAGAGTTGGAAATGCTCATTTAGGTCATGTGTTTAATGATGGCCCTAGAAATTTAGGTGGACTAAGATATTGTATAAATAGTGCATCATTAAGATTTATTCCCTTAGAAAAAATGGAAGAAGAAGGTTATGGCTATTTAATCACTGAAATAAAATAAATATATTGAAAAAATCTAGTACCTACTATATAATATAGAGAAATTTTAAAATTTTAACATAAAACAAACAAAAATCAAGCTAATTGTATTTTAAGTTTTATAGATAAATAAATGGTTATAATAGTATTAAAATAGGTTGAAATATAAAGACAAAGATACTAAATAAACTGTACTTTATTTTTAATACTTTTTATTAAAATATGCTAGACTTTTTGCAAAATTATGTTAGAATATGTTAGCTATGTGTGGATATAAAAATATTATTAAAGGGGCGAAATTTAATGTTTGGAATAGTGAATTATGAATTATTTTTTATGTCATGTATGATTTTAAGTATGATTCCAGGTAGTGATACTATCTATATTCTTACGCAGTCTATAGCAAATGATAGAAAAACGGGGATTTTTTCAACGCTAGGGATATGCTCTGGAATATTAGTGCATACTACATTAGTAACTTTAGGGTTATCAGCAATATTAAAAAGTTCTCCTACAGCATTTCAATTAGTAAAGATTGTAGGAGCTGCATATTTAATCTATTTGGGAATAAAATCAATTAGATCTAAAGAGTCTTTAGTTTTAAAAGATGGAGAAAATGGCAAAACAAATTTAAGAAAAGCATATGTAAAAGGGTTGATAACAAATGTTTTAAATCCAAAAGTTGCTTTATTTTTTATAGCCTTTCTTCCAAGTTTTGTAAATACAAATAGCAATTATTTTGGAGTTTTTGCCTTTGTATTATTAGGGTTGACATATTTTTTTACTACAACTGTATGGTCACTATTTTTATCTTTTATAGCTTCTTATGCATCGATCTTTTTAAGAAAAAAACCAAGTTTTTCAAAAGGTATAAATATAGTAGCAGGACTTATATTTATAGTATTAGGTGCGCATTTACTTGTTATGAAAAGTGATGTTGAGACTAAAGAGATAGAAAAAGTTGAATCTACAGTAGTAGATATGGAAAGTAAAGAGATAGCAAAATTAGATATTAATAACTTTTAAAAGTAAAAAGGAGACACAGCGGTCTCCTTTTTTTAATCTTCATATCCATTTGGATGATTTTTATGCCATTTCCATGCAGTAGCAATTATTTCATCAAGTGTATTATATTTTGGTTTCCAATTTAGTTCTTTGATTGCTTTTTCTGAAGAAGCAACTAATTTTGCAGGGTCTCCTGCTCTTCTTGGTGATACAACTGCAGGGATCGGATGACCTGTAACTTTTCTACTAACCTCTATTACATCTTTTACAGAAAATCCTTCTCCATTTCCTAAATTAAAAATTGCACTATCTCCACCTTTATAAAGTCTTTTTAATGCTAAAATATGAGCATCAGCTAAATCCATAACGTGAATATAGTCTCTTATACAAGTTCCATCAGCAGTAGGATAATCATCTCCAAATATTCCAATATGATCTCTTTTTCCAAGAGCAACTTGTAAAATAATTGGAATAAGGTGAGTTTCAGGGCTATGATCTTCACCAATATCACCAGATGGATGAGCACCAGCAACATTGAAATATCTTAAAGCTGTAAATTTAATACCATAAGCTTGATCGCACCATTTCATCATTTTTTCAACTGCTAATTTACTTTCACCATATGGATTAGTTGGTATAGTTTTATCAGTTTCGAGTATAGGAATATTTTCTGGTTCTCCATAAGTAGCAGCCGTAGAAGAAAATACTATATTTTTAACACCGTGTTTTTGCATTGCTTTTAATAGACACAAAGTTCCATAAAAATTATTCTCAAAATATTTAAGTGGTTCTGTCATACTTTCTCCTACAAGTGAGAATGCTGCAAAATCTATTACTCCATCAATTTTATTTTCTCTAAATACTCTATCTAAAAATTCCTCATCTTTTAAGTCCCCAAGAACTAATTTTGCTTTTTCATGAACTGCATCTACGTGTCCAGTTATAAGATTGTCAAGAACTACAACTTCTTCACCATTATCAATGAGAGCTCTAGTTACATGGCTTCCAATATAACCAGCACCTCCACATACTAATACTGCCATAATAACCTCCTTAAATATTATTATTTACATGCTCAATAAATTTTAAAAGTCCAGTTTGTCCATTTTCATCTCTTTTATAGACTCCTGCATCTTCTAATACTCTTGAGAAAGTTTTTCCTACTTCAGATTTTAATACATCATCTATATTTTGTGAAGTAATTGTGGAATTTTTTTTCATTATATTATGAACCCAATTTAAATGTTTGCTAACTTTAGGATCATTTTTTATATTATCTTCCCAGTTATTAGAAACTAAATATTTACCTAAAATTTCTAATTCTTCTTTTAACCTACCAGGTAATACAGCAAGTCCCATCACTTCAATAAGTCCTATATTTTCTTTTTTAATATTGTGAACATCTTGATGTGGATGGAAAATACCAAGTGGATGCTCATCAGTAGTTCTATTATTTCTAAGTACTAAATCAAATTCGAAATTTTTCCCCCTTCTTCTAGCAATAGGAGTTATTGTATTGTGTGGTGTTTCACCAGTATAAGCTAAAATATTAAGAGAAGAATCACTGTATTCTCTCCAACATTTTAAAATAATATCAGCAAGTTCTACTACATCTTTTCTATTTTCTCCAGAAATTCTAATAACAGACATAGGCCATTTTACAATACCAGCCTTTATATTTTCAAACCCTTTAAATGTAATATACTTTTCTATTTGAGCCTTTGCCATTGGAAATTCATGGTTTCCACCTTGATAGTGGTCATGACTTAATATAGAACCACCAACAATTGCTAAATCAGCATTAGATCCAATAAAATAATGAGGTAAAATTTGTGTAAATTCTGAAAGTCTATCAAAAGCATTTTTATCAATTTTCATAGGTCTATGTTCA from Fusobacterium hominis includes the following:
- the galT gene encoding UDP-glucose--hexose-1-phosphate uridylyltransferase, with translation MNIFKTINILLKYGLKNNLIGKYDEIVSRNEILQLLKIDDWEDYLVTDKEIPSFPTDLLNHICDYAIQHKIIEDTITNRDLFDTAIMGTLTPKPTQIIDAFSTLQKKDPKLATEFYYNFAKKSNYIRIDRIEKNMHWLSKTAYGDMEITVNLSKPEKDPRDIAKEKSMPQSSYPKCLLCYENVGYAGRLNHPARQNHRVIPFSLTSEEWFMQYSPYVYYNEHAIVFAHEHRPMKIDKNAFDRLSEFTQILPHYFIGSNADLAIVGGSILSHDHYQGGNHEFPMAKAQIEKYITFKGFENIKAGIVKWPMSVIRISGENRKDVVELADIILKCWREYSDSSLNILAYTGETPHNTITPIARRRGKNFEFDLVLRNNRTTDEHPLGIFHPHQDVHNIKKENIGLIEVMGLAVLPGRLKEELEILGKYLVSNNWEDNIKNDPKVSKHLNWVHNIMKKNSTITSQNIDDVLKSEVGKTFSRVLEDAGVYKRDENGQTGLLKFIEHVNNNI
- the galE gene encoding UDP-glucose 4-epimerase GalE, yielding MAVLVCGGAGYIGSHVTRALIDNGEEVVVLDNLITGHVDAVHEKAKLVLGDLKDEEFLDRVFRENKIDGVIDFAAFSLVGESMTEPLKYFENNFYGTLCLLKAMQKHGVKNIVFSSTAATYGEPENIPILETDKTIPTNPYGESKLAVEKMMKWCDQAYGIKFTALRYFNVAGAHPSGDIGEDHSPETHLIPIILQVALGKRDHIGIFGDDYPTADGTCIRDYIHVMDLADAHILALKRLYKGGDSAIFNLGNGEGFSVKDVIEVSRKVTGHPIPAVVSPRRAGDPAKLVASSEKAIKELNWKPKYNTLDEIIATAWKWHKNHPNGYED
- a CDS encoding LysE family translocator; translation: MFGIVNYELFFMSCMILSMIPGSDTIYILTQSIANDRKTGIFSTLGICSGILVHTTLVTLGLSAILKSSPTAFQLVKIVGAAYLIYLGIKSIRSKESLVLKDGENGKTNLRKAYVKGLITNVLNPKVALFFIAFLPSFVNTNSNYFGVFAFVLLGLTYFFTTTVWSLFLSFIASYASIFLRKKPSFSKGINIVAGLIFIVLGAHLLVMKSDVETKEIEKVESTVVDMESKEIAKLDINNF
- a CDS encoding electron transfer flavoprotein subunit alpha/FixB family protein, translated to MKLTDTKNIMVYVETKDGAPVSVALESLAEAREIADERKEEVLAVVIGKKDDVVVNTVIEAGADKVIIVEEESYLFEKYAGILKELVKKYKPSIFMAGATLAGKDLTPMVAKEFETLSAVDVLNIRIDGEKVVLTCPVYGGTILNDIVMNTTPIVMTVRPGSFSKNIVAGRKGEVIKEEIAVPESVILSKIVDIIKEVAETVNLEEADVIVSGGRGMGSKENFQLVQELADICGGVVGATRPAIEDEWVPRSHQVGQSGKIVAPKLYIACGISGATQHISGMIGSGYIVAINKDEDAPIFDVADVGIVGDATKVIPLLIEEIKKLKE